In Sphingomonas sp. Leaf357, a single genomic region encodes these proteins:
- a CDS encoding antibiotic biosynthesis monooxygenase family protein: MPIITANTDIITQINVFTVPPGEQQRLIEYLSNAAQVAREVDGWLSASLHRSLDGTRVVNYAQSTDGDAASRVYEHLQSRGLIAGNRRYGDAHPGLYEVAFTLE, translated from the coding sequence ATGCCGATCATCACCGCCAACACCGATATCATCACTCAAATCAACGTCTTCACCGTTCCCCCCGGCGAACAGCAACGACTGATCGAATATCTGTCGAACGCCGCCCAAGTCGCCCGCGAAGTCGATGGCTGGCTGTCGGCCAGCCTTCATCGCAGCCTGGATGGCACGCGGGTCGTAAATTATGCCCAAAGCACGGATGGCGATGCGGCTAGCCGCGTTTATGAACATTTGCAAAGTCGGGGGTTGATCGCGGGCAATCGTCGCTATGGCGATGCTCATCCAGGACTCTACGAAGTCGCCTTTACTTTGGAATGA
- a CDS encoding GFA family protein, translated as MIELSCLCGQIRVEMGKRPDFIHECNCTLCSKTGARWGYFDPSDVRVDGRTKGYSRSDKDDPSAEIRFCATCGSTTHFVLTDGAVAKFGNTMMGVNMALADERDLAGIELRFPDGRAWDGAGEFGYVREARVIGEAAIVQ; from the coding sequence ATGATCGAACTTTCGTGCCTGTGCGGGCAGATCCGCGTCGAGATGGGCAAGCGTCCGGACTTCATCCACGAGTGCAACTGTACGTTGTGCAGCAAGACGGGCGCGCGCTGGGGCTATTTCGATCCGTCCGACGTGCGCGTCGACGGCAGGACGAAGGGCTATAGTCGATCCGACAAGGACGATCCGTCGGCGGAAATCCGCTTCTGCGCGACATGCGGATCGACCACCCATTTCGTGCTGACCGACGGGGCCGTGGCGAAATTCGGCAACACGATGATGGGCGTCAACATGGCGCTGGCCGACGAACGCGATCTGGCCGGGATAGAATTGCGCTTCCCCGACGGGCGAGCGTGGGACGGAGCGGGCGAGTTCGGCTATGTGCGGGAGGCACGCGTCATCGGAGAGGCCGCAATCGTGCAATGA
- a CDS encoding thioredoxin family protein: MRHILATFAALALIVPAANAATPPRVGIASFEQLAKPLPLPYDEQANADAQVAAAKARAKARRKLLLIDLGGNWCLDCRLLAGTMDTPTLKGFVDKHYEIVTVDIGRFDKNLQVPAHYGITKRLEGVPNLLIVDPRTDKLINAGRTAALADARSMSPQGLADWLARWVK; the protein is encoded by the coding sequence ATGCGCCATATCCTCGCTACGTTCGCCGCGCTCGCGCTGATCGTGCCCGCCGCCAATGCCGCCACCCCGCCGCGCGTCGGCATCGCGAGTTTCGAGCAACTCGCCAAGCCCTTGCCGCTGCCGTACGACGAACAGGCCAATGCCGACGCGCAGGTCGCCGCCGCCAAGGCGCGGGCGAAGGCACGGCGTAAATTGCTGCTGATCGACCTCGGCGGAAACTGGTGCCTCGATTGCCGCCTGCTCGCCGGCACGATGGATACGCCCACGCTGAAGGGATTCGTCGACAAGCATTACGAGATCGTCACGGTCGATATCGGCCGGTTCGACAAGAACCTTCAGGTGCCCGCGCATTACGGCATCACCAAGCGGCTGGAAGGCGTGCCCAACCTGCTGATCGTCGATCCACGCACCGACAAGCTGATCAATGCCGGCCGCACCGCCGCGCTGGCCGATGCGCGCAGCATGAGCCCGCAGGGACTGGCCGACTGGCTGGCGCGATGGGTGAAGTGA
- a CDS encoding cisplatin damage response ATP-dependent DNA ligase, which produces MRAFADLLDALIYTRSRNAKLKLIGDYLRVTPDPDRGWAIAALTGDLDLPGVKPAVIRALIEARVDPVLYRMSRDYVGDSAETIALLWPTPPVPPAEAEPLTITQAVERLNALSRSDAPAALAGMLDRLDAEERFALLKMATGALRIGVSARLAKTALATAFGIDVEAVEEVWHGIDPPYAALFAWAEGTGEQPTAADVPVFRPFMLAHPLEDLRVDLADYAAEWKWDGIRVQIVHVAGETRLFSRTGDDVTGSFPDVARAFTTPGVIDGELLVKGEHQGGTLEDGGGAASFNALQQRLGRKIVSAKMLTEYPAFARIYDILFDGAEDLRELPWTERRVRLEAFVAKLDPDRFDLSQVIEAEDFTALEGIRAGARDAAIEGVMLKRRNSPYVTGRRVGLWYKWKRDPLTADCVMMYAQRGSGRRSSFYSDYTFGCWTEDGELLPVGKAYSGITDEELKMLDKFVRGHTLNRFGPVREVEKTLVLEIAFDSIHESKRHKSGVAMRFPRIARIRTDKPAAEADTVAGLRRLIV; this is translated from the coding sequence ATGCGTGCCTTTGCCGATCTGCTCGATGCCCTGATCTACACGCGTTCGCGGAACGCCAAGTTGAAGCTGATCGGCGATTATCTGCGCGTCACGCCCGATCCCGATCGCGGCTGGGCGATCGCCGCGCTGACCGGCGACCTCGACCTGCCCGGCGTAAAGCCGGCCGTGATCCGGGCGCTGATCGAGGCGCGGGTCGATCCCGTGCTGTACCGCATGAGCCGCGATTATGTCGGCGACAGTGCCGAGACGATTGCCCTGCTGTGGCCCACGCCCCCCGTCCCCCCGGCCGAGGCGGAACCTTTGACCATCACGCAGGCGGTGGAGAGGCTGAATGCGCTGTCGCGCTCGGACGCCCCAGCGGCGCTGGCCGGCATGCTCGACCGGCTGGATGCCGAGGAACGTTTCGCCTTGCTCAAGATGGCGACCGGCGCGTTGCGCATCGGGGTCAGCGCGCGGCTGGCCAAGACCGCGCTCGCTACCGCGTTCGGCATCGATGTCGAGGCGGTGGAGGAAGTGTGGCACGGCATCGACCCGCCTTACGCCGCGCTGTTCGCCTGGGCGGAGGGAACAGGAGAGCAGCCGACCGCCGCCGACGTGCCGGTGTTCCGCCCGTTCATGCTCGCGCATCCGCTGGAGGATCTGCGCGTCGATCTCGCCGATTATGCCGCCGAGTGGAAATGGGACGGGATCCGCGTGCAGATCGTCCATGTTGCGGGGGAGACGCGGCTGTTCAGCCGCACCGGCGACGACGTGACCGGCAGCTTCCCCGACGTGGCGCGTGCCTTCACCACGCCCGGCGTGATCGACGGCGAACTGCTGGTGAAAGGCGAGCATCAGGGCGGCACGCTGGAGGATGGCGGGGGCGCGGCGAGCTTCAACGCGCTCCAGCAGCGGCTGGGCCGCAAGATCGTCTCGGCGAAGATGCTGACGGAGTATCCCGCCTTCGCGCGCATCTACGATATCCTGTTCGACGGCGCGGAGGATCTGCGCGAACTGCCCTGGACGGAGCGGCGCGTGCGGCTCGAGGCGTTCGTCGCGAAGCTCGACCCCGACCGCTTCGATCTCAGCCAGGTGATCGAGGCGGAGGATTTCACCGCGCTCGAAGGCATCCGCGCCGGTGCGCGCGACGCCGCGATCGAGGGCGTGATGCTGAAGCGACGCAATTCGCCCTACGTCACCGGGCGGCGTGTGGGGCTATGGTACAAATGGAAGCGCGATCCGCTGACCGCGGATTGCGTGATGATGTACGCGCAGCGCGGCTCGGGCCGTCGCTCATCGTTCTACAGCGACTACACGTTCGGCTGCTGGACCGAGGATGGCGAGCTGCTCCCGGTGGGCAAGGCCTATTCGGGCATCACCGACGAGGAGTTGAAGATGCTCGACAAGTTCGTGCGGGGCCACACGCTCAACCGGTTCGGCCCGGTGCGCGAGGTCGAGAAGACGCTGGTGCTGGAGATCGCCTTCGATTCGATCCACGAATCGAAACGCCACAAATCCGGCGTCGCGATGCGCTTCCCCCGGATCGCGCGGATCAGGACCGACAAACCGGCCGCCGAAGCGGATACGGTGGCCGGGCTTAGACGCCTGATCGTCTGA
- a CDS encoding metallophosphoesterase: MRTIFKILGACVLIALAVALYGLSEARRDPAVRRITLPLADWPAGAKPVRAVLISDVHFGNLAMGRQRLGRIVERIDALKPDIVLIAGDFIAGHTADLARASSADLAAGLSRLRAPLGVVAVLGNHDYGTDVAAVLRTLARANITVLKNEATRRGPLAIGGIDDIGHRHGDIPGTMRALASLPGARIVMMHDPDAVRAMRRHSLETRLPDNGPRLIVAGHTHCGQIAVPGLGPVLTLIDHRTTFRCGVSSAGRDKVVVTSGVGTSILPIRIDAPPDLWVLTLGPAATRPEP; this comes from the coding sequence GTGCGGACGATCTTCAAAATTCTGGGCGCCTGCGTCCTGATCGCGCTGGCCGTCGCGCTCTACGGCCTGTCCGAGGCGCGGCGCGATCCGGCGGTACGGCGGATCACATTGCCGCTCGCCGACTGGCCGGCCGGCGCGAAGCCGGTGCGGGCGGTGCTGATCAGCGACGTGCATTTCGGCAATCTGGCGATGGGGCGGCAGCGGCTGGGGAGGATCGTCGAGCGGATCGACGCGCTGAAGCCCGACATCGTCCTGATCGCTGGCGATTTCATCGCCGGCCACACCGCCGATCTGGCCCGGGCATCGTCAGCCGATCTCGCCGCCGGCCTGTCGCGATTGCGCGCGCCGCTGGGCGTCGTCGCGGTACTGGGCAACCACGACTACGGAACGGACGTGGCGGCGGTGCTCCGCACGCTGGCCAGGGCGAACATCACGGTGCTGAAGAACGAGGCGACCCGGCGCGGGCCGCTGGCGATCGGCGGGATCGACGATATCGGCCATCGCCACGGTGATATCCCAGGAACGATGCGGGCATTGGCGTCGCTGCCCGGGGCGCGGATCGTGATGATGCACGATCCCGATGCGGTGCGCGCGATGCGGAGGCACAGTCTCGAGACCCGATTGCCGGATAACGGCCCACGCCTGATCGTGGCCGGGCATACGCATTGCGGGCAGATCGCGGTGCCGGGGCTGGGGCCCGTACTGACGCTGATCGATCACCGGACGACATTCCGGTGTGGCGTATCGTCCGCGGGCCGGGACAAGGTGGTCGTCACCAGCGGGGTCGGGACCAGCATCTTGCCGATCCGAATCGACGCGCCGCCGGACCTCTGGGTGCTGACCCTCGGCCCGGCGGCAACGCGACCTGAGCCTTAG
- a CDS encoding Dps family protein has product MADPVAPLKTPTDIKSNAAKSVAEALNGILADSFALYLKTKNFHWHVSGPHFRDYHLMLDDQATQILGTTDAIAERVRKTGNTTLRSIGDIARHQTIKDNDDSFVSPTDMLVELREDNLKLVEALREAKEIVDDAKDNATSGILDEWTDLAEERAWFLFEASRNG; this is encoded by the coding sequence ATGGCCGATCCCGTCGCCCCGCTGAAGACTCCGACCGACATCAAGAGCAATGCCGCCAAATCCGTCGCCGAGGCGCTGAACGGCATCCTCGCCGACAGCTTCGCTTTGTATCTCAAGACCAAGAATTTCCACTGGCACGTTTCCGGCCCGCATTTTCGCGACTATCATCTGATGCTCGACGATCAGGCGACCCAGATCCTGGGCACAACCGACGCGATCGCCGAGCGCGTGCGCAAGACCGGCAACACCACCTTGCGCTCGATCGGCGATATCGCGCGCCACCAGACGATCAAGGACAATGACGACAGCTTCGTCAGCCCGACCGACATGCTGGTCGAGTTGCGCGAGGACAATCTGAAACTGGTCGAGGCGTTGCGCGAGGCGAAGGAGATCGTCGACGATGCCAAGGACAATGCGACCAGCGGCATCCTCGACGAATGGACCGACCTGGCCGAGGAACGCGCCTGGTTCCTGTTCGAAGCCAGCCGCAACGGCTAA
- a CDS encoding TMEM165/GDT1 family protein translates to MDALMAALVAALMAQATDRTPWLTAILATRFGRPGAVILGTAIALAIGNAIAAVCGVLIATQMSPNARDLFLAIALIFAGGSCLVAIKPPERLDSWKIGAFATSLFGVAILALGDRSQFITLAITARSPSPVLAAIGATIGALAINVPAILLGEPARRKLPITAARFVVAAIFLVAGLVMALGAIRLI, encoded by the coding sequence TTGGACGCATTGATGGCGGCTTTGGTCGCGGCGCTGATGGCGCAGGCGACCGACCGCACCCCCTGGCTGACCGCGATTCTCGCCACCCGATTCGGCCGGCCCGGCGCGGTGATCCTCGGCACGGCGATCGCGCTGGCAATCGGCAATGCGATCGCGGCGGTGTGCGGCGTCCTGATCGCGACGCAGATGTCGCCCAATGCGCGCGACCTGTTCCTCGCCATCGCCCTGATCTTCGCCGGCGGATCGTGCCTGGTGGCGATCAAGCCGCCCGAACGACTCGACAGCTGGAAGATCGGCGCGTTCGCCACCAGCCTGTTCGGCGTGGCCATCCTGGCGCTCGGGGATCGCAGCCAGTTCATCACGCTGGCGATCACGGCGCGCAGCCCCTCGCCCGTGCTCGCCGCGATCGGCGCGACGATCGGCGCGCTGGCGATCAATGTCCCCGCGATCCTGCTCGGCGAGCCAGCGCGCCGCAAGCTGCCGATCACCGCCGCACGCTTCGTGGTCGCCGCGATCTTCCTGGTCGCCGGTCTCGTCATGGCCTTGGGCGCGATCCGGCTGATCTGA
- the rpmG gene encoding 50S ribosomal protein L33 translates to MAKPTTVKIKLLSTADTGFFYVTKKNPRTKTEKLSFSKYDPVVRKHVEFKETKIK, encoded by the coding sequence ATGGCAAAGCCGACCACCGTCAAGATCAAGCTGCTGAGCACGGCAGACACGGGCTTCTTCTACGTCACGAAGAAGAATCCGCGCACCAAGACCGAGAAGCTGAGCTTCTCGAAGTACGATCCCGTCGTGCGCAAGCATGTCGAGTTCAAGGAAACCAAGATCAAGTGA
- a CDS encoding response regulator has protein sequence MAKRVLVVEDNELNLKLFCDLLRAHEYLPEGVRDGREAVDRARDFRPDLVIMDIQLPHVSGYELILQLKADATLRSIPIMAVTAYAGRDDEDRIRAAGADSYVSKPISLARFVDEVSGLLP, from the coding sequence GTGGCAAAAAGGGTGCTCGTTGTCGAGGACAATGAACTCAACTTGAAGCTGTTCTGCGATCTGTTGCGCGCGCACGAATATCTCCCCGAAGGAGTCCGCGACGGCCGCGAAGCGGTCGACCGCGCCCGCGATTTCCGGCCCGACCTGGTCATCATGGACATCCAGTTGCCGCATGTCAGCGGATACGAACTGATCCTGCAGCTGAAGGCGGACGCGACGCTGCGATCGATCCCGATCATGGCCGTCACCGCCTATGCCGGCCGCGACGACGAGGACCGCATACGCGCGGCGGGGGCGGATTCCTACGTGTCGAAACCGATTTCGCTGGCGCGCTTCGTGGACGAGGTGAGCGGGCTACTGCCTTAG
- a CDS encoding DUF3572 domain-containing protein, whose amino-acid sequence MRASETNEDASALALRALVWTLVEPERAIRLLDVTGLTPADLRTRASDPAVLAATLSFLENHEPDLIACADGLGVTPAALVAARGELDA is encoded by the coding sequence ATGCGCGCGTCCGAGACAAATGAAGACGCAAGCGCGCTCGCGTTACGCGCCTTGGTATGGACCTTGGTGGAGCCGGAACGCGCCATCCGCCTGCTCGACGTGACCGGCCTGACGCCCGCCGACCTCCGCACGCGGGCGAGCGACCCGGCGGTGCTCGCCGCGACTTTGAGTTTCCTGGAGAATCACGAGCCGGACCTGATCGCCTGCGCCGACGGGCTCGGCGTAACCCCGGCGGCCCTGGTTGCGGCGCGCGGGGAGCTGGACGCATAA
- a CDS encoding acyl-CoA thioesterase: protein MREGFTFSTRFKVRYAEIDGQKIVFNSRYLEYVDVAVTEFWPWTGIEALPEWQDTEFNVRRTEIDYLKPFRLGDEIEAFVAIDRIGNSSLTQRFDLCHAITGELHCTVNMVIVNVDLATGRPVAHGAAVRAYLERLAGS, encoded by the coding sequence ATGAGGGAGGGGTTCACCTTCTCGACGCGCTTCAAGGTGCGCTATGCCGAGATAGACGGGCAGAAGATCGTCTTTAACTCGCGCTATCTCGAATATGTCGATGTCGCCGTCACTGAATTCTGGCCGTGGACCGGGATCGAGGCGCTGCCGGAATGGCAGGACACCGAATTCAACGTGCGCCGCACCGAGATCGATTATCTCAAACCCTTCCGGCTCGGCGACGAGATCGAGGCGTTCGTGGCGATCGACCGCATCGGCAATAGCAGCCTGACGCAGCGCTTCGACCTGTGCCACGCGATCACCGGCGAATTGCACTGTACGGTCAATATGGTGATCGTGAACGTCGATCTGGCGACCGGACGGCCGGTGGCGCACGGCGCGGCGGTGCGCGCGTATCTGGAGCGGCTGGCGGGAAGTTAA
- a CDS encoding winged helix-turn-helix transcriptional regulator, translating into MGEKLREPLRDLAECSLPAALEAMGERWSFLILRGSFNGLRHFEEFQSELGIARNILANRLSRLVEHGILKRDALPEDRRKIEYRLTDKGEALLPTMLALRQWGERWETGYAASPVLVDKRDMRPIAPILVRAWDGRALSKGELVWALPEDVATGEPHAEAAE; encoded by the coding sequence ATGGGCGAAAAATTACGCGAACCGCTGCGCGACCTGGCCGAATGCAGCCTGCCCGCCGCGCTGGAAGCGATGGGCGAACGCTGGTCGTTCCTGATCCTGCGCGGGTCGTTCAACGGCCTGCGCCATTTCGAGGAGTTCCAGTCCGAACTGGGCATCGCGCGCAACATTCTCGCCAACCGCCTGTCCCGGCTGGTCGAACATGGCATCCTCAAGCGCGATGCGCTGCCCGAGGATCGCCGCAAGATCGAATATCGCCTGACCGACAAGGGCGAGGCCCTGCTGCCGACGATGCTGGCGCTGCGCCAATGGGGCGAACGCTGGGAAACCGGCTATGCCGCGTCCCCCGTGCTGGTCGACAAACGCGACATGCGCCCGATCGCCCCGATCCTGGTGCGGGCCTGGGACGGGCGTGCGCTGAGCAAGGGTGAACTGGTCTGGGCCCTGCCCGAGGATGTGGCGACCGGGGAGCCCCACGCCGAGGCCGCGGAATAA
- a CDS encoding CC_3452 family protein, with amino-acid sequence MIRFASFATTLAASALLAVSAASAGFYDAKPVAAPAKVSSITAGVMWKCADGVCTAPASTTRAPIVCEQVVKRYGALTSFAADGKAFDEAALAKCNARAK; translated from the coding sequence ATGATCCGTTTTGCTTCTTTCGCCACCACGCTCGCCGCGTCTGCCCTGCTCGCCGTTTCTGCTGCAAGTGCGGGCTTTTACGATGCCAAGCCGGTCGCTGCGCCGGCCAAGGTCAGCTCGATCACCGCCGGCGTGATGTGGAAGTGCGCCGACGGCGTATGCACCGCCCCCGCGTCCACGACGCGCGCGCCGATCGTGTGCGAGCAGGTCGTCAAGCGCTATGGCGCGCTGACGAGCTTCGCGGCCGACGGCAAGGCGTTCGACGAGGCCGCGCTGGCGAAGTGCAATGCGCGCGCCAAATAA
- a CDS encoding RelA/SpoT family protein: protein MLRQYELIDRVLSYDPDADEALLNRAYVFSVNAHGTQKRASGDPYFSHPIEVAGILTELHLDDQTIATAILHDTVEDTVATIEQITSLFGPDVARLVDGVTKLSKIEAQTENERAAENLRKFLLAMSGDIRVLLVKLADRLHNMRTLHHIAKPEKRRRIARETMDIYAPLAERIGMYEFMKEMQTLAFAQLEPEAYESITRRLESLKTGGGGDRIAKIGSGLKLLLGRHGINADISGREKHPYSIWKKMQERHISFEQLSDIMAFRAIVPTEEDCYAALGQIHRRWPMVPGRFKDYISTPKRNGYRSLHTSVIHADNTRVEIQIRTEAMHEEAELGLAAHWAYKQDKVKPETQVSWIRDLVEILDTAESPEELLEHTKMAMYQDRIFAFTPKGELIQLPKGATPVDFAYAVHTDLGDQAVGAKINGRVVQLRTPIDNGDQVQILRSKAQEPQPAWLNFAITGKALAGIRRHLRLKEREETQALGRKIYDELVVRLPATMAADAQKAALTRLKLADEAALMEAIARRRVTDAQVMEALMPGSAGADALRELPPQSSAISIRGLTPGVAFDLAECCHPVPGDRIVGLRRPDAGIEVHTIDCPVLAAADDADWVDLAWGDKTEGATGRILVEVKNEPGALGTIATIIGAQMANIVNLRLDNRDTGFHTNTIDVEVHDAQHLMRVIGALRAADAVNAVERV from the coding sequence GTGCTGCGGCAATACGAACTCATCGATCGGGTTTTGAGCTACGATCCCGACGCCGACGAGGCGTTGCTCAACCGCGCTTACGTTTTTTCGGTGAATGCGCACGGCACGCAGAAGCGTGCGTCCGGCGATCCCTATTTCAGCCATCCGATCGAAGTCGCCGGTATCCTGACCGAGCTGCACCTCGACGATCAGACCATCGCCACCGCGATCCTGCACGATACGGTCGAGGATACGGTCGCGACGATCGAACAGATCACCTCGCTGTTCGGTCCCGATGTCGCGCGTCTCGTCGATGGCGTGACTAAGCTCAGCAAGATCGAGGCGCAGACCGAGAACGAGCGCGCGGCGGAGAATCTGCGCAAGTTCCTGCTCGCAATGTCGGGCGATATCCGCGTGTTGCTGGTGAAGCTGGCGGATCGGCTGCACAACATGCGCACGCTGCATCATATCGCCAAGCCGGAGAAACGCCGCCGCATCGCGCGCGAGACGATGGATATCTACGCGCCGCTGGCCGAGCGGATCGGCATGTACGAATTCATGAAGGAGATGCAGACGCTCGCCTTCGCGCAACTCGAGCCGGAAGCGTACGAATCGATCACTCGCCGGCTGGAGTCGCTGAAGACCGGTGGCGGCGGGGATCGCATCGCCAAGATCGGGTCGGGACTGAAGCTGTTGCTCGGCCGGCATGGCATCAATGCCGATATCTCGGGCCGCGAAAAGCATCCGTACAGCATCTGGAAGAAGATGCAGGAACGTCACATCAGCTTCGAACAGCTCTCCGACATCATGGCGTTCCGCGCGATCGTGCCGACGGAAGAGGATTGCTACGCCGCGCTGGGCCAGATCCATCGTCGCTGGCCGATGGTGCCAGGACGGTTCAAGGATTACATCTCGACGCCCAAGCGCAACGGGTACCGTTCGCTGCATACGTCGGTGATCCATGCCGACAATACGCGCGTGGAAATCCAGATCCGCACCGAGGCGATGCACGAGGAGGCCGAACTCGGCCTTGCCGCGCACTGGGCCTACAAGCAGGACAAGGTGAAGCCGGAGACCCAGGTCAGCTGGATCCGCGACCTGGTCGAGATCCTCGACACGGCGGAAAGCCCGGAGGAGTTGCTCGAACACACCAAGATGGCGATGTATCAGGATCGCATCTTCGCCTTCACGCCGAAGGGGGAATTGATCCAGTTGCCCAAGGGCGCGACGCCGGTCGATTTCGCCTATGCCGTGCATACCGACCTTGGCGATCAGGCGGTCGGTGCCAAGATCAACGGGCGCGTGGTGCAGTTGCGCACGCCGATCGACAATGGCGATCAGGTGCAGATCCTGCGCTCCAAGGCGCAGGAGCCGCAACCGGCCTGGCTCAACTTTGCGATCACCGGCAAGGCGCTGGCCGGCATCCGCCGCCATCTGCGCCTGAAGGAGCGTGAGGAGACCCAGGCGCTGGGGCGCAAGATCTACGACGAACTGGTCGTGCGTTTGCCCGCGACCATGGCGGCGGACGCGCAGAAGGCGGCGCTGACCCGGCTGAAGCTTGCCGACGAGGCGGCCTTGATGGAGGCGATCGCCCGGCGGCGCGTGACCGATGCGCAGGTGATGGAGGCGCTGATGCCGGGATCGGCGGGGGCCGATGCCCTGCGCGAGCTGCCGCCGCAATCCAGCGCGATCTCGATCCGTGGGCTGACGCCCGGCGTCGCGTTCGATTTGGCCGAATGCTGCCATCCGGTGCCGGGGGACCGCATCGTCGGCCTGCGTCGGCCCGATGCGGGAATCGAGGTGCATACGATCGATTGCCCGGTGCTGGCGGCGGCGGACGATGCCGATTGGGTCGATCTCGCCTGGGGCGACAAGACCGAAGGCGCGACGGGCCGCATCCTGGTCGAGGTCAAGAACGAGCCCGGTGCGCTGGGCACGATCGCGACGATCATCGGCGCGCAGATGGCCAACATCGTCAATCTGCGGCTCGACAATCGCGATACCGGTTTCCACACCAACACGATCGACGTCGAGGTGCACGACGCGCAGCATCTGATGCGCGTGATCGGCGCTTTACGTGCCGCCGATGCGGTGAATGCGGTGGAGCGGGTCTGA